The Chanos chanos chromosome 6, fChaCha1.1, whole genome shotgun sequence genome includes a region encoding these proteins:
- the pou2af1 gene encoding POU domain class 2-associating factor 1: MHMGKSSSEQSAGRPYQGVRVKDPVKELLRRKRGHNASNIKTAPPTAVVVPNNSFPSYSHVGAPMSVESTHNVPNDSTVDLGALCTGWIAQPASAPLQSTGQWSSPDCLHHDQPVTTFTSDMYVQTVCPSYTVVGPPSMLTLPHAPLFTNFGTLGPTPSALPQVDLPDTSLTYIPWAPPLTTLSSPVMQCSPCPPALSGTQLLPVPVTLPLPLAESNPEQAESADQAQEDTLALEKLLEDHEEQEDQKDSYICGPSLFSQDM, translated from the exons CATCATCAGAGCAGTCTGCCGGCAGGCCATACCAAGGTGTACGAGTCAAAGATCCTGTCAAAGAGCTGTTACGCAGAAAAAGAGGACACAATGCCAGCAATATCAAAACAGCGCCCCCTACTGCT GTGGTGGTCCCAAACAACAGTTTCCCATCATATTCACATGTTG GGGCACCCATGTCTGTGGAGTCCACACACAATGTGCCTAATGACTCAACAGTGGATCTAGGAGCTCTTTGCACGGGTTGGATAGCCCAACCAGCGTCCGCTCCTCTGCAGTCCACAGGGCAGTGGTCTTCTCCAGATTGCCTCCACCATGACCAACCTGTGACCACTTTTACCTCTGACATGTATGTGCAAACAGTCTGCCCCAGCTACACTGTAGTAGGTCCGCCATCCATGCTTACCCTGCCTCATGCACCTCTCTTCACAAACTTCGGG ACCTTGGGCCCCACACCCTCAGCTCTCCCTCAGGTTGATCTGCCAGACACGTCACTCACATACATTCCTTGGGCGCCGCCACTAACCACCCTCTCCAGTCCTGTTATGCAGTGCTCCCCATGCCCTCCAGCCCTGTCTGGGACCCAGCTGCTCCCGGTGCCTGTGACCTTGCCTTTGCCTTTGGCCGAGTCCAACCCTGAACAAGCAGAGTCTGCAGACCAGGCCCAGGAAGACACACTCGCCCTGGAGAAGCTTCTCGAGGATCATGAAGAACAGGAGGATCAAAAAGACTCATACATATGCGGTCCCTCACTTTTTTCACAAGACATGTGA